CTTGCCTTGAAGCCGGGGCAACGCTATACTCGCTTCCGTCAATTCTCACGGACGAGCGCTTGGAGGTCTTAAGATGCGGCTGCTCAGCCGATACATCTTCAAGGAGCTGGTGAGTGTCTTCGCTCTGGCCCTTTTCATCTTCACCCTGGTGCTGTTGCTAAGCCGGATGCTGCGCTTAACCGACCTGGTGCTCAACAAAGGTGTGCCCCTCTTGGTGGTGCTGAAGCTCTTGGTCTACCTCTCGCCCTCCTTTCTCATTCTCATTATACCAATCTCTCTGCTTGTCAGCGCCATCACGGTGTTCAGCAAGCTTTCAACAGACAGCGAGATCGTCGCCATGAAGGCTACGGGCATGAGCTTCCTCCACATGCTGGGGCCGGTTTTAGTGCTGTCGGTGGCAGCATATATAGCGACCAGCTACCTAATCTTCGTTGCGTTCCCGACTGGCAACCTGGCCTTCCAGCAGGTGATGTTCAACCTCGTTAGGTCCAAAGCCGCTCTGGAGATAAAGCCCCGTGTCTTCAACGACACCTTCTCCGGCTTGGTCCTCTACGCTCAGGAGGTGCCGGCCAACGACAACGTCGTCAGAGGCGTTTTCATCGCAGACCGGCGCCAGCGAGACCAGTCGCAGACCATCGTGGCTCAGGAGGGACGCCTGATCCCCGATCCGGCCCGACGCAGGGTAGTCCTGCAGTTGCGCAACGGCACCATCCACAAGCTCCTGCCCGGAAGGGAGCGCTACCAGATTCTGCACTTCCGCCAACACGAGCTTGCCCTCAACCTGAGAGGACTCCTGGAGGCGGGCCAGCCCAAGAAGGGGGTCAAGCAGATGACGGCGGCCGAGCTTCGCCTCTTGGTCGCTCAAACCCCCCCAGGGAGCCGGGAGGGCGCCATCGCCCTGGTGGAGTACTATAAGAAGTTCTCCCTGCCGGTAGCCGCCCTATTGCTCGGATTTGTCGGGGCGCCACTGGGGATGTTCAACCGCCGCAGCGGGCGCCCGGGTGGCTTTGTCATCAGCGCAGCGGTGGTGCTCTTATATTATCTCCTTTACACAATGGGGGAGGGCCTTGGTGACGAGGGGCGCATCCCGGCGCTCTTGGCCATGTGGATGCCCAACGTCGTCATAGCGCTGCTGGCCGTCTATCTCGTTTCGAAAACGGCCATGGAGCGGCCCTTCACCTATGCCGAGTCAGCGATGCGGCGTCTCGGCATAGTCGGCCGTGCCGCCAGACGGCTTGTGATGGGCCGGATCGAAGGCCCGTAAGGAGGCCTCCCCGATGCGGATTCTAAGAGCGTATCTGCGCCGCGAGTTCCTCAAGTTTTTCAGCCTCATACTGGTGAGCTTCGTCGGCCTCTACCTCATTGTGGAGTTCTTCGAGCGGGTGGACGACTTTGTGGAGCACCACGCAACATGGGTGGCCGTCGCTCAATACTTCGCCTACAAGCTCCCTTTCATCGTCTTCCAGGTCGTCCCCTTCGCCGTGCTCCTGGCGACCATACTAACCTTCTCCATCCTCTCCAAGAACAATGAAATTACCGCCATGAAAGCGAGCGGCGTTGCCCTTATCGCCATCGCCAGCCCCATCATGGTGGCGTCGCTGCTGATAAGCGGGGTTACGTTCGCCGCCAACGAGTACTTCCTGCCCCATACAAACCGAAAACACCGCCAAATCTTCGAGGTCACCGTCCGCAAGCGGCACTTGTCTGGACTCGTCCGGTCTAAGAATATCTGGTACCAGAGCGCCGACAACATCATCTGGAACATCCACCACTTGGATAAAGCAAGCGGCAAGCTAAACGGTATCGCCCTCTACCGCCTCAATTCGGCCAACCGCCTCTTCCAGCGGATTGACGCAGACAGCGCCCGATGGGACGGGGAGCTGTGGCGCTTCGAGAACGTCTACATCCGGGACTTCCACTCCGATGGCTCCTTCCGCACCGAGTACTTCCCGACAATAAACCTCCCGTTTTCCGAAAAGCCGGGGGACTTTGGAGAAATACAGAAGGAACCCAATGAAATGAGTTACAAAGAAATCCGCCGGCTCGTCAAGGAGATTCGCGCCAGCGGCTACGATGATACCCACTACGCCGTGGAGATGAACTCAAAGCTGGCCACCCCCCTTACCGCATTCATTATGGCGCTGTTCGGCGTGCCCTTCAGCCTGCGGACCGGCCGTCGCGGGGGACTCCTCTTCGGCATCGTGCTGTCGATCGCCGTCGGCTTCTCCTACTGGGTCCTCACAAGCGTGACGCTGGCCCTGGGCCACGCCGGGCATCTGCCCCCCGCTCTAAGCGCATGGAGCCCAAACCTGCTCTTCAGCTCCTCGGGCCTATACCTATTGCTATCAGTGCAGCAGTAATGAGGGAATGATAGTCGGTGCTCTCTTAGCCCCGCTTGCCACGGGCGGCGGCGATGATGGCTTCGTGCCATGTCTCGGCGCCCTCGACAATCCTAAATTCGATGGCCAGAGCGTAGGTGGGATAGGGCAGCGCCCCGATCCCTGAGAGGCGTACGGCATCCTTCTCGGTGGTAGCGAACCAGGAGGCCCCGAGCGCGCGGGCCCAGGTAGCGAGGAACGCCCCGTCGCTCGCTCGATAGAGGTGATGGTCCCGATAGGCGGCGAACCCCGCAACGGGGACGCGTAAGTCCGCCAGGCTCCGCCGGAAAGACTCCGGAGCGGCCAGCCCGCAGAAGGCGATGGCCGTCCCTTTGGGCCGTTCGCTAAGGGGCATAGGCCTGCCTCCAGGGAGGGACCTCCAGCCGACCGGCGCATGCTGGGCCCTAACGACCGGCACCCGTCCCCAAGCCCACTGGCCCACCACAATGGCGTCCTCCGGTTTTGCGCTCTTGGTGGCGACAATCAGATTGGCCCGCCTTAGAGACGAAGGGGGCTCCCGCAGGCGTCCCAGCGGAAGGAGGGCATCGGAAGACGGAGGACGACCGGCGTCCACAAGGACGATGTCGAGGTCCCGTCCGCAGGCCCGATGCTGGAAGCCGTCGTCTAGGACGATGACGTTGGCCCCGAACCGCTCGACGGCGGCCCGGCCAACGAGGGGCCTGCGGGCCCCGGTGAGGACCGGGACACCGGGAAGCTGATCGGCGAGCATTGCGGCCTCGTCTGCCACCGCGGGGGGCATTTCCAGCATTCGGGCGCCGTCGCTCACCACCACGATGCCCTTCCGGCGGCCTTTGTAGCCCCGGCTCACCACCGCGGGCCGGAAGCCCTCGCCAAGAAGGCGCCTGACCACATCCGCCACACAGGGAGTCTTGCCCGCGCCCCCCGCGGTCAGGTTGCCCACACTGATGACGGGGACTGGAAGCTCTTCGGCGCGCGCCCAACGTCGGTCGTAGGCGAGACGACGGGACCTGACGGCCACCCCGTAGATGCCCGCAGCCAACGCCAGAGCCGGTCGGAGCAATTCGCTGGCCTTCACCGCTTGGCCTCGATCTCGAGATATGGCTCCAGCAGAGCGAGGTTCTTGTCCGCTGCACCCCGACCCGCCTCCGCGACCTCCAAAGCCGCCCGGCCCATGGCGTCGAGTGCGTCGGGGTCGGCGAGCAGCGCGCGGCAGGCCACCGCCAGGGAGTTGGCGTCCTCCACTTGGCGGGCGCCTCCAGCGGCCAGAAGGTCTGAGGCCTCCTGCTGGAAGTTGCTCATGTGGGGGCCGAAGAGGATCGCCTTACCCGCCGCTGCCGCCTCTAAGGCGTTGTGGCCCCCTATGGGCACGAGGCTTCCGCCGATAAAGACCAGGGTCGCCAAAGGGTAGGCCGCGGTGAGCTCGCCCATGGTGTCTAGCAGGAGCACCGGCGGTGGGGGCTCTGCGCCGCTCGACGGCGGGGCGCTCCATTTACGGTAGGCCATCCCGCATTTGGCGATGATCGATTCGGCCTCGGCGAACCGCTCAGGGTGTCGGGGCACGAGGAGGAGTCGGAGCTTTGGGTAGTGCTCAAGGAGGTCTGCGAAGGCCTCCAAGACCATATTTTCCTCTCCCTGGTGGGTGGAGGCGGCGACCAGCAACGGTTCGCCTACGGCAATTCCGAGGGCCTGGCGCAGCCCCTCGGCCCGCGCGCCGTTGCCCTCGGTCACGGCCTGGTCGTACTTGAGGTTGCCCGTCACCACGACCCGCTCGGCCGGGGCCCCTATCGCACGGATGCGCTCGGCGTCCCGAGGCGTCCGCATGCCGAACGCCGCCACATTAGCCAGTACTCGGCGGAAAAAAGGGCGTAACCTACGGTAGCGGGGATAGGAGCGGTCGGAGATGCGGCCGTTTAGCACGAGCACCGGGATGTCCCGCTCACCGCAGGCCCTAAGGAAGTTCGGCCAAAGCTCAGTCTCCACGATGCACACGCACCGGGGATTGAGTGTATCGAGGGCCCGGGCGACGGTCCATGGGAAATCAAGAGGGAAGTAGACGACCCCCTCTGCTCGGGGCAGCTCGCGTAGCGCCGTTCGGTGGCCGGTGAGGGTTACCGCGCTGACGACGATGG
This Nitrospinota bacterium DNA region includes the following protein-coding sequences:
- the lptF gene encoding LPS export ABC transporter permease LptF codes for the protein MRLLSRYIFKELVSVFALALFIFTLVLLLSRMLRLTDLVLNKGVPLLVVLKLLVYLSPSFLILIIPISLLVSAITVFSKLSTDSEIVAMKATGMSFLHMLGPVLVLSVAAYIATSYLIFVAFPTGNLAFQQVMFNLVRSKAALEIKPRVFNDTFSGLVLYAQEVPANDNVVRGVFIADRRQRDQSQTIVAQEGRLIPDPARRRVVLQLRNGTIHKLLPGRERYQILHFRQHELALNLRGLLEAGQPKKGVKQMTAAELRLLVAQTPPGSREGAIALVEYYKKFSLPVAALLLGFVGAPLGMFNRRSGRPGGFVISAAVVLLYYLLYTMGEGLGDEGRIPALLAMWMPNVVIALLAVYLVSKTAMERPFTYAESAMRRLGIVGRAARRLVMGRIEGP
- the lptG gene encoding LPS export ABC transporter permease LptG; amino-acid sequence: MRILRAYLRREFLKFFSLILVSFVGLYLIVEFFERVDDFVEHHATWVAVAQYFAYKLPFIVFQVVPFAVLLATILTFSILSKNNEITAMKASGVALIAIASPIMVASLLISGVTFAANEYFLPHTNRKHRQIFEVTVRKRHLSGLVRSKNIWYQSADNIIWNIHHLDKASGKLNGIALYRLNSANRLFQRIDADSARWDGELWRFENVYIRDFHSDGSFRTEYFPTINLPFSEKPGDFGEIQKEPNEMSYKEIRRLVKEIRASGYDDTHYAVEMNSKLATPLTAFIMALFGVPFSLRTGRRGGLLFGIVLSIAVGFSYWVLTSVTLALGHAGHLPPALSAWSPNLLFSSSGLYLLLSVQQ
- the lpxK gene encoding tetraacyldisaccharide 4'-kinase, translated to MKASELLRPALALAAGIYGVAVRSRRLAYDRRWARAEELPVPVISVGNLTAGGAGKTPCVADVVRRLLGEGFRPAVVSRGYKGRRKGIVVVSDGARMLEMPPAVADEAAMLADQLPGVPVLTGARRPLVGRAAVERFGANVIVLDDGFQHRACGRDLDIVLVDAGRPPSSDALLPLGRLREPPSSLRRANLIVATKSAKPEDAIVVGQWAWGRVPVVRAQHAPVGWRSLPGGRPMPLSERPKGTAIAFCGLAAPESFRRSLADLRVPVAGFAAYRDHHLYRASDGAFLATWARALGASWFATTEKDAVRLSGIGALPYPTYALAIEFRIVEGAETWHEAIIAAARGKRG
- a CDS encoding 3-deoxy-D-manno-octulosonic acid transferase; the encoded protein is MYWLYTTLLGAGTLLASPYFLYKACTTEKYRHGLSQRLGRVPSEVVEGLAGQRPLWVHAVSVGEVMASLPLIKLIKATRPDLPIVVSAVTLTGHRTALRELPRAEGVVYFPLDFPWTVARALDTLNPRCVCIVETELWPNFLRACGERDIPVLVLNGRISDRSYPRYRRLRPFFRRVLANVAAFGMRTPRDAERIRAIGAPAERVVVTGNLKYDQAVTEGNGARAEGLRQALGIAVGEPLLVAASTHQGEENMVLEAFADLLEHYPKLRLLLVPRHPERFAEAESIIAKCGMAYRKWSAPPSSGAEPPPPVLLLDTMGELTAAYPLATLVFIGGSLVPIGGHNALEAAAAGKAILFGPHMSNFQQEASDLLAAGGARQVEDANSLAVACRALLADPDALDAMGRAALEVAEAGRGAADKNLALLEPYLEIEAKR